Within Candidatus Melainabacteria bacterium, the genomic segment TCCGCACTACTGGCTGCCTCACGTTGCCCTGGCCTATCTGTACTCATATTACAAAGGCGGCGGTCCTGCCCTGGAACAAGCTGCGATGGGCGTCAAATGCGAACACCCAGCCATGGCAGAAAACACACATGCTGCACTGATCGGCTCACTGCATGCCTTCGCCTCAGCGATGGAAAGATACAAGAAGCTAGCCGCAGAAGATCCAACCTCCTGGCGCGCTAAGGTCGGTCTTGCGGCTTGCTATATGAATAAGGGTGATGCGAAATCCGCCAATGCCATTCTCGATGAATTGAACAATGCGGGCGTTAAAGAACCACCAGCGCTGCTGATGATGGGCAACTACTACAAGAAGACCGGCGAACAAGAGAAAGCCAAAGACGTATTGAAACGAGGTCTAGCCAACAATCCAGATCCAAAAATCAAAGACAAGTTGCTGATTCAGTTGTTTGAAATAGCCGTAAACACTAACGATGCAGCATTGATAACAGAACTCAAACCAAAAGTATCGCCAATTCTTGATGCCAGACAAAGATCCTGGTTGCGCACAGGCGATATCAAACTTGCAAAGACTCCAAAAGAAGCAAAATTGGCTCTGCAACTGGCAGAAACTGAGACAATCACAGACTCGGAATATCGAAGCTACGCAAGAATTTTCGATGCCATGGCCAAAGCAAATCCATCGGAACAAACTGCGTGGCTCAAGCTTTCTCAGGAAGCGCTTACACAGGCATTGACGCTAAAACCTGCCGACCTGGAAAACAAAGCATTGCTCGCAGCTAACGACGAACAGCTCGGTGACAAAAAGCAAGCACTGAAAATTATCCATACACCGTCACCTGTGACTCAGGCAGAAGCGGAACAAGATGTGTACCTCTCAAACTATTACAGGAAGGCACGAAAAGCACAGGACGACGCGTTGGCAAAACTGTTCGTTGCGGATAAGGACGGATACAAGTGCTTTGCACAGGCCATCGATTTCAAAATACCGATGGCTAATTGCAAATGCAAAGTCAATTCAGCCAGTTCGATGATCAAGGGCATTCCAGGAGTGTTCGATGTCATCGTCGGACCAGGCGATACACCTACAGCTACAGTCGTTTTCGACAAGAAGAAGCTAACTGGTCCTGGCATTTTTCAGGACCCCAAAATCAAAAACTTCAAGGAAAAGCTAGAGGTCAGCAACGAAAGACCGGTCAACAGTATCTCTGAGCTCGCGCAGATCTATGGCAATAAGGAACAATATCCGATCGCGCAGAGCCCGGCAGTTCAACTCGTCTCATTGCAATATCCATCAGTTGAAGATGCAGTGACAGCCGTTTCAGTGGGCTCGAACTCCCACACTAATTAAGCTGCGATACCGGTAGCGCTTAACCCGAGAGCCTTATGGGTATAACCATCTCAGACAATCTGTCTGGGGTAAATCTATGGCTAGCTTAGAACGTAGACGCAAACTAACGCTTGACGAAGTTAACATCTACTGGCACAAACTCAAGGAAGGCACTGAGCGTGCCAACTTGCATAAGTTGTGCAACGCCATACGCACAATCGACCTGGCGCTGGCAGAAGACAGTCCAGCCCTCTGTCGAAGACTGACCGCAAAAGGATGGTCACGCATTCGAGATGATTGCTTCGACTACTTAATTTCATCATTTCCAGGCCACTTCATCATTTACGACGACGAAAGCAAAACGCCGGTCGAACCGGGCGTAGACTGGCCGGAGAGCGGCACGCTGGAGTTCTATCCTGAGGGCGTGAAACGTCGCGAAGATGCCTACCAGTCACAACTCGAACGCATACACAAAGACGTCGTAGTGCGCTACAGATGGTGCTTCGCCGAAGGCAGACAAAACACCACTCCACAGGATTTTGCTGCATTCAGAGATGGGCTTGAACAGCCGAACACCGAAGAAGCCGAGAATGCGCGCAATCTCATGGAGCAGCTCTACGAAGCATGCGCTGAGGAAGCAGTTAAACTGAAAAAAATTGCACACCGCCAATGGTGGCAGCTTCACTACGAGGCAGATGCCTGCGCTGATAGACGGCACAAAAATGCCCTCAGGCAACAGATGATAAATCTGGAGCTGCTCTGGGGCAAGAGCACTGCACAGTAGCTACATGTTTCCGTTCTGTCCTACAGATGCATAATGGGGAGCCTGACCGCTGCCTGCATTCAAGGCTTGTGCGACAGCAGAAGTTCCTACTGTTTTAGCCAGCGCATCGAAGAACATCGTGCTGCCATGCGGGTTGAGATGCACCGTCTCAAGGAAATTGGAAGCATCGTTCAACGGCGCCTTGTTCAAATCTTGGAACTCGACGGAATTCTCGCGACACAGGCGTTGTGATTCTTTCATGTAGTAATCGTAGAGTTGCGGCGGCATGATGGCGACATTATCTTGAGAGATAGGCATGTTAACTACCAAAACGGGCACATGCCGACTGCGACAGAGCTTGAGCAGGCGATCGAAATAAGCAAATTGAGTTTTGATTTGACTGGGAGCAAGAGGGTTATACCGATTCAGATAAGCTTCCTTCATATGCTCAGCGCTGGGATGACCGACAGACTCTCCAGGCGCGAGGGGTCCATCAATCTGCATAGCCGGAGCGGCTGAAGGTTTCGCCGCGACTGCGGGAAGTAACGAGCCAACAGGCTTGAATGCAACCTTGCCCACCTGATTGCTCAAGGCGCTGCGATCATCCCAAAGAGGACAGACAGATGCCAGAGTCAGGGCCAACTTTGTGTCGGCTGTCATCTTCGGAAGACGCCAGATATCCGGCAAATCTTCAGGCTGGTAGAACAATTTGAATGCTTCGCTAGTCTCGACACCAAACATCAAATTATCTTGAAAGTCTCTGACGCTGATACCATATATGATGGCGCGTGGGGCTTTGTTGCCGTTCAAAACATGTTTAGCCAGCAAATAAGCATCAGAAGCCATTGCCCCTCCAAGAGCGAGGCAAGCAGTATTGGTCTGTACGCCAAGATTCCGAGACAGAGCCTGGTCGAAATATTCGCTGTTTCGATGGGTCAACCGGTCCACCGGTTTCTTTTCAGCAATTGCTGCCGCCTGAACAGACGAGACAGCCACCAGCGACGAACCTAAAAGTCCAATGTCAGGCGACAATTTCTGCTCACGCATGAAACTGGAAACAGCCAACGCATCACTGGCGTGGGGGTCTAAACGGCTCTCACGGGAGAGGCTGTCTTGCCCCGAAAGCCAGAGATTAACCACGAACACAATTACCAACGCGACTATGGCAGCGCTGACGGGCACATTTTGTCTTGATTTCAAATCGGTCAAAGCGATACCGCAGCCGTTCTTTTCGGACCAACCAGGCTTTCCACTTGGCTAGCGTCGAACAATTTTACCGTGTCTCTTGTCTACACGTCCACGAATAAAAAGCCCGAAAAGCCGCCAGCAGCTAGCAGTTGCATTAGACCTGACTTATAAACGTCCAGTAAAACATACAGCCACGCTGACCACGTCCATGAGCCAGGCGCACTATGGCTAGTTTTTAGATCGAAAGCCCGGTACTTAACTGCGGAGCATGACCTTCTGCCGAATTCGCATCCTTCGCATAGGCTTCGGCACCATAAAGCAGCAGAGCGAGCAAGCTAGCTATCAAAAAACGTACTTTTGCTGATTTCATGGTTCCTCCACTGACGCCTCGCGTTGACTCCTGCGTTGATTGTTGTCACTGACGGATTCAACGACAAAAAGCTCCTAATTTAGGCGGAAAGTTATGAATTTCAAGTCGACTATATCCAAATTGGGAATAAAGATTAGGGCTATTACGAGGCACTGGTTTGAGTTTCAAAGAAAAATCAAAGTTTGAATTGAAAACTTGCTGTTCAACTTGCGGAAAGCCGATTTCAACAAAGGCAGAAAGTGACGTGACCCGTTTTCTTTCCTTCGAGAGTCGTTGCACATGCGGCGCTCCGCCATCAGGAGATACCGCAGATAGTGCCGACTCGCCAGCGAATACGCACGACGCAGAACCTGGCGAAACAGCGCCCGTAGACGAAGAGGCATTAAGAAACAACGTTAGCGAAAATCTTGGTGAGCGCTATGAGGTGCAAACGCTGCTTGGTCAGGGCGGAATGGGCGCCGTCTACAAAGTTAGAGATAAAGAACTGCAAAAGACATTCGCCATCAAAGTTCTAAATTCAAATCTGGTTGAAGACAAAAACTCGCTCAAACGTTTCGAGCAAGAAGCCCAAGCAGCGCGCGGTCTGACCAGCCCAAATCTGGTTGCTGTTTACGATTATGGCATGGGCAAAAAAGGCTCACCATATATCGTTATGGACTATCTGGACGGCACCAGTCTTGATGCA encodes:
- a CDS encoding tetratricopeptide repeat protein, with amino-acid sequence MLEFRQKFFLSTAMTLSLCYSAAFAEETTGEAKHSTAPVPGNAPLHLMQPTTSQGVANGKDEEEALLPRESDEAIKKANELHAQAAEQLKKDNIEQAIKLDEEAMKAAPHYWLPHVALAYLYSYYKGGGPALEQAAMGVKCEHPAMAENTHAALIGSLHAFASAMERYKKLAAEDPTSWRAKVGLAACYMNKGDAKSANAILDELNNAGVKEPPALLMMGNYYKKTGEQEKAKDVLKRGLANNPDPKIKDKLLIQLFEIAVNTNDAALITELKPKVSPILDARQRSWLRTGDIKLAKTPKEAKLALQLAETETITDSEYRSYARIFDAMAKANPSEQTAWLKLSQEALTQALTLKPADLENKALLAANDEQLGDKKQALKIIHTPSPVTQAEAEQDVYLSNYYRKARKAQDDALAKLFVADKDGYKCFAQAIDFKIPMANCKCKVNSASSMIKGIPGVFDVIVGPGDTPTATVVFDKKKLTGPGIFQDPKIKNFKEKLEVSNERPVNSISELAQIYGNKEQYPIAQSPAVQLVSLQYPSVEDAVTAVSVGSNSHTN